From the genome of Apodemus sylvaticus chromosome 3, mApoSyl1.1, whole genome shotgun sequence, one region includes:
- the LOC127680293 gene encoding Kruppel-like factor 18 → MAENTVASQPGSLNTQPSPVGFSQLVSGQTSDMPTWKQIVMASTSCSNQDAACTMSSTAHLGESNDFQFGEPSETSFWYQQVVSAEQKIFPAGPQHMQLNSTPKTCLSHSQKRTVLDTRDTLYNEGYWKRTLNSDKTLLFTNTDMCLNPRINFGNHQKVLSGSQAVEDPNVDHSLASKHDQIFSGEHEMPFHGYQTNYNQMIHRNGGHLPLYGNQMTSPSYTQAPYPNQIITSFSEQNHFGNHQESPVADNEYYGDQMILPIGNQVFSEPQMRINCDQTNDQMKSFSVQNVWKDEENLLSGEHFLFGYQTSGYRCDQDLIVNHQVSISFAGQSFYEFQKETSSFDTSLHGSNRTTSSPEENLASHSETSLSSEEIFYLGQIKTSFDENVCPSQNGTPNLEGSLDWQVTSLSPQASYVDENPYPSNSPLVQRQPQENSSASSLVQAQHAEMKLNTKTKSPVSRKNTHPLKSFACTYQDCQKSYKKSHHLENHMKKHTSQKDYACDEPGCKWKFFRSEDLKRHKQKHSGERPYPCDMCNKSYSRPDYLKKHQRIHLQTSPTTAT, encoded by the coding sequence ATGGCAGAAAACACAGTTGCTTCCCAGCCAGGATCCCTGAATACCCAGCCTTCCCCTGTGGGGTTCAGCCAGCTTGTTTCAGGTCAGACCTCAGATATGCCTACCTGGAAACAAATAGTGATGGCATCAACATCCTGTAGCAACCAAGATGCAGCCTGTACTATGAGTTCAACAGCACACCTGGGAGAATCCAATGATTTCCAGTTTGGAGAGCCAAGTGAGACCTCTTTTTGGTACCAGCAAGTTGTGTCTGCTGAGCAGAAAATCTTCCCTGCAGGCCCTCAGCACATGCAGCTCAACAGCACCCCGAAGACATGCCTCTCTCATTCCCAGAAGAGAACAGTACTTGACACCAGGGATACTCTCTACAATGAAGGCTACTGGAAGAGGACACTGAACTCTGACAAGACTCTCTTGTTCACAAATACAGACATGTGTTTGAATCCCAGGATTAACTTTGGTAATCATCAAAAGGTCCTCTCTGGAAGTCAGGCAGTCGAGGACCCAAATGTAGATCACTCCCTTGCTTCTAAACATGACCAGATTTTCAGTGGTGAACATGAGATGCCTTTCCATGGTTACCAGACCAACTACAATCAAATGATACACAGGAATGGAGGGCATCTGCCTCTCTATGGGAATCAGATGACATCACCCAGTTATACACAGGCCCCTTATCCCAATCAAATCATAACATCCTTTTCTGAACAGAATCATTTTGGGAATCACCAGGAGAGCCCAGTAGCTGACAATGAATACTATGGAGATCAGATGATACTGCCAATTGGAAATCAggttttctctgagcctcagatgagaattaACTGTGACCAAACAAATGACCAAATGAAATCCTTCAGTGTTCAGAATGTCTGGAAAGATGAGGAGAATCTCCTCAGTGGTGAGCACTTCCTATTTGGGTATCAGACATCAGGGTACAGATGTGACCAGGATTTGATTGTGAATCACCAGGTATCAATTTCATTTGCTGGCCAgtctttctatgagtttcagaaaGAGACTTCCAGTTTTGACACATCTCTTCATGGGTCTAATAGGACAACATCCAGTCCAGAAGAGAACCTGGCTAGCCATTCAGAGACAAGTCTGAGTTCTGAAGAGATATTCTATTTGGGTCAGATAAAGACCTCTTTTGATGAAAATGTCTGCCCAAGTCAGAATGGAACACCCAATCTGGAAGGAAGCCTTGATTGGCAGGTGACTTCACTTAGTCCCCAAGCCTCATATGTGGATGAAAACCCTTATCCTTCAAATTCCCCTTTGGTCCAAAGACAACCTCAGGAAAACTCTTCAGCTTCCAGTTTGGTCCAGGCACAACATGCAGAGATGAAGttaaacaccaagaccaagagcCCAGTGTCCCGGAAGAACActcatcctttgaagagctttgcCTGTACCTATCAGGATTGTCAGAAATCATACAAAAAGTCTCACCACCTCGAAAACCACATGAAGAAACACACAAGTCAGAAGGATTATGCCTGTGATGAGCCTGGATGCAAATGGAAATTCTTCCGCTCAGAAGATCTCAAGAGACACAAGCAAAAGCACAGTGGGGAGAGGCCCTACCCCTGTGACATGTGCAACAAAAGCTATTCCAGACCCGATTATCTCAAAAAGCATCAGAGGATCCATCTTCAAACATCACCCACCACTGCAACCTGA